One Streptomyces sp. L2 genomic window carries:
- a CDS encoding HdeD family acid-resistance protein, with translation MSEPSPSSGSPWGREFDDRKVHATGSRDDTFTDHRRVRTEEPPGGATGPRQESRTEPEPPFEGPLSALSEAAWQVILLTGGASLILGILVLIWPEATLLAVGVLFGIYLVVSGIFQLVAAFGTHRRTSLRVLAFVSGALSILLGLFCFRGPMQSILLLGLWIGIGWLIRGITQTLAAASDSRMPARGWHAFLGVVTFIAGIVLIDSPFRSVAVLTLLGGWWLIAVGIVEIITAFRVRGRGAAKGARATAQKGV, from the coding sequence ATGAGCGAGCCATCACCGAGCAGCGGCTCCCCGTGGGGACGGGAGTTCGACGACCGCAAGGTCCATGCCACGGGCAGCCGCGACGACACCTTCACAGACCACCGAAGGGTCCGCACCGAGGAACCCCCGGGCGGCGCCACCGGCCCCCGGCAGGAATCCCGGACCGAACCCGAGCCACCCTTCGAAGGGCCCCTGAGCGCCCTGTCCGAGGCCGCCTGGCAGGTCATCCTCCTCACCGGCGGCGCCTCGCTGATCCTCGGCATCCTGGTGCTGATCTGGCCCGAGGCCACCCTGCTCGCCGTCGGCGTGCTGTTCGGCATCTACCTGGTGGTCAGCGGCATCTTCCAGCTGGTCGCCGCCTTCGGCACCCACAGGAGGACCTCGCTGCGCGTCCTGGCCTTCGTCAGCGGTGCCCTGTCGATCCTGCTGGGCCTGTTCTGCTTCCGGGGGCCCATGCAGTCGATCCTGCTGTTGGGCCTGTGGATCGGCATCGGCTGGCTGATCCGCGGGATCACCCAGACCCTGGCCGCCGCCTCCGACTCCCGCATGCCCGCACGGGGCTGGCACGCCTTCCTCGGCGTCGTCACCTTCATCGCCGGGATCGTCCTCATCGACTCCCCGTTCCGCTCCGTCGCCGTACTGACCCTCCTCGGCGGCTGGTGGCTGATCGCCGTAGGCATCGTAGAGATCATCACGGCATTCCGAGTCCGAGGCCGGGGAGCTGCGAAAGGGGCGCGGGCAACTGCGCAAAAGGGGGTCTAG
- a CDS encoding HhH-GPD-type base excision DNA repair protein, producing MDVTLHLAQDPDADALLGRSPLAALVGMLLDQQVPMEWAFKGPATIARRLGADDLDAHEIAGHEPEAFAALLAEKPAVHRYPGSMAKRIQQLCQYLVEHYDGDAEGVWRGAGSGTELLRRLEELPGFGKQKAQIFLALLGKQLGVRPQGWREAAGAYGEAKSFRSVADITGPESLARVRAHKQEMKAAAKAGKAGKQQG from the coding sequence ATGGATGTGACTCTGCACCTCGCCCAGGACCCCGACGCCGACGCCCTGCTCGGGCGCAGTCCGCTGGCCGCGCTGGTCGGGATGCTGCTGGACCAGCAGGTGCCGATGGAGTGGGCGTTCAAGGGACCCGCGACCATCGCCCGGCGGCTGGGCGCCGACGACCTGGACGCGCACGAGATCGCCGGCCATGAGCCGGAGGCCTTCGCCGCGCTGCTCGCCGAGAAGCCCGCCGTGCACCGGTACCCGGGATCGATGGCCAAGCGGATCCAGCAGCTGTGCCAGTACCTCGTCGAGCACTACGACGGTGACGCGGAGGGCGTCTGGCGCGGGGCCGGCAGCGGCACGGAGCTGCTGCGCCGGCTGGAGGAACTGCCCGGGTTCGGGAAGCAGAAGGCGCAGATCTTCCTCGCCCTGCTCGGCAAGCAGCTGGGGGTACGGCCGCAGGGGTGGCGGGAGGCGGCCGGGGCGTACGGGGAGGCCAAGTCCTTCCGCTCCGTCGCCGACATCACCGGCCCCGAGTCACTGGCCAGGGTGCGCGCACACAAGCAGGAGATGAAGGCGGCGGCGAAGGCCGGGAAGGCGGGCAAGCAGCAGGGCTGA
- a CDS encoding copper resistance protein CopC: MPRQSWQPQQFRQPQQFWQLQLFRWRQPFWQLQLFRWRQQFWQLQLFRWRQQFWQLQLFRWRQQFWQLQPFWQLQRSGLPLRRAFRALVPVAGVLLVLLGTAGPASAHAALRGTDPADGTLLKAAPRQLTLTYTESVGLLDDSFRLYDPHNRRVRTGRPDHVPDRPDTVRVPLTAAKLGKGTYTLAWRVVSADSHPVSGALTFSVGTRTATTPIADPDRAGNGVTTGLYNIARYLAYLSVALLLGTAAFVAYCRPPRTDRLRRPVRVAWWTLVATAAALFLLRAPYEEGASPLTGLTGSALARTATTRPGELLLARVALLALAAGLYAWAGSGRRRPALPRPVLPAAGLALAVALSLTWSAAEHASAGLQVPVAITAATLHVLAMSAWLGGLTALLVTLAHTPPPPVVTRFSRLAFASVTVLVVTGVYQSWRGLGSWQALTDTTYGRTLLAKLVAVTLLLTAAAWSRRWTAALATARRSPAQEIPAYDLIPQPAGGSPVPLPKAAEGPSPAYLSAPAPGEAAPGVPAPASAVPASAPGVPAPASAVPASAPGVPAPAVHDRLRRSVLVEVAVGVVVLVLTTLLTTTVPGRAAAEAVSSPDTAAATGAGIPTALVTTVPFDAGTTGGRGKLQITLDPGRVGTGSVQVIVYGADGGLAAVPELRLTLTLAARKIGPLDTRITDRGGYWAADSFTLPLAGDWTVNATVRVSELDQVTVHRVVRVTG; this comes from the coding sequence ATGCCCCGGCAATCCTGGCAGCCCCAGCAGTTTCGACAGCCCCAGCAGTTCTGGCAGCTCCAGCTGTTCCGGTGGCGCCAGCCGTTCTGGCAGCTCCAGCTGTTCCGGTGGCGCCAGCAGTTCTGGCAGCTCCAGCTGTTCCGGTGGCGCCAGCAGTTCTGGCAGCTCCAGCTGTTCCGGTGGCGCCAGCAGTTCTGGCAGCTCCAGCCGTTCTGGCAGCTCCAGCGGTCCGGGCTGCCGCTCCGGCGGGCGTTCCGTGCGCTGGTGCCGGTCGCCGGGGTGCTGCTGGTCCTCCTCGGTACGGCGGGCCCCGCGTCGGCACATGCGGCCCTGCGCGGTACCGATCCCGCCGACGGCACCCTCCTCAAGGCGGCCCCCCGTCAACTGACGCTGACCTACACGGAGTCGGTCGGCCTCCTGGACGACTCGTTCCGGCTGTACGACCCCCACAACCGCCGCGTCCGCACGGGCCGGCCCGACCACGTCCCCGACCGCCCCGACACCGTCCGCGTCCCCCTCACCGCCGCGAAGCTGGGCAAGGGCACCTACACGCTGGCCTGGCGGGTGGTGTCCGCCGACAGCCACCCGGTGTCCGGCGCGCTCACCTTCTCGGTCGGCACGCGCACGGCCACGACGCCGATCGCGGACCCTGACCGGGCCGGGAACGGCGTCACCACCGGCCTCTACAACATCGCCCGCTACCTGGCCTACCTGTCCGTGGCACTGCTGCTGGGCACGGCGGCGTTCGTCGCGTACTGCCGGCCGCCGCGCACGGACCGCCTCCGCCGGCCGGTGCGCGTGGCCTGGTGGACCCTCGTGGCCACCGCCGCGGCCCTGTTCCTCCTCCGGGCGCCCTACGAGGAGGGCGCCTCCCCGCTGACGGGCCTGACCGGCTCCGCCCTCGCCCGTACGGCGACGACCCGGCCCGGCGAACTCCTCCTCGCCCGGGTCGCCCTGCTGGCGCTGGCCGCCGGCCTCTACGCCTGGGCCGGCAGCGGACGCCGGCGCCCGGCGCTCCCTAGGCCCGTCCTGCCGGCCGCCGGTCTCGCGCTCGCCGTGGCGCTCTCCCTCACCTGGTCGGCGGCCGAACACGCCTCCGCCGGACTCCAGGTGCCGGTGGCGATCACCGCCGCCACCCTCCATGTCCTGGCCATGTCGGCCTGGCTGGGCGGTCTGACGGCCCTGCTCGTCACGCTCGCCCACACCCCGCCGCCACCGGTCGTCACCCGCTTCTCCCGGCTGGCCTTCGCCTCGGTGACGGTCCTGGTGGTGACCGGCGTCTACCAGTCCTGGCGGGGCCTGGGCTCCTGGCAGGCGCTCACGGACACGACGTACGGCCGCACCCTGCTCGCGAAACTCGTGGCGGTGACCCTGCTGCTGACGGCGGCGGCCTGGTCCCGCCGCTGGACGGCCGCCCTGGCGACGGCGCGGCGGTCCCCGGCGCAGGAGATCCCGGCGTACGACCTCATCCCCCAGCCGGCCGGCGGCTCCCCGGTCCCCCTACCGAAGGCTGCCGAGGGCCCAAGCCCGGCATACCTATCGGCACCCGCCCCTGGCGAAGCCGCCCCCGGCGTCCCGGCGCCCGCCTCCGCCGTACCGGCATCCGCCCCCGGCGTCCCGGCGCCCGCCTCCGCCGTACCGGCATCCGCCCCCGGCGTCCCGGCGCCCGCCGTCCACGACCGCCTCCGCCGCTCCGTCCTCGTCGAAGTGGCCGTCGGAGTCGTCGTCCTGGTGCTCACCACGCTGCTGACGACCACCGTGCCCGGCCGGGCGGCGGCCGAGGCGGTCTCCTCGCCGGATACGGCGGCGGCCACCGGTGCCGGCATCCCGACCGCCCTGGTGACGACCGTCCCCTTCGACGCCGGCACCACCGGCGGCCGCGGCAAACTGCAGATCACCCTCGACCCCGGCCGCGTCGGCACCGGCTCCGTCCAGGTCATCGTCTACGGCGCCGACGGCGGCCTGGCCGCGGTCCCCGAACTCCGCCTCACCCTCACGCTCGCCGCGCGGAAGATCGGCCCCCTGGACACCAGGATCACCGACCGGGGCGGCTACTGGGCGGCCGACTCCTTCACGCTGCCCCTCGCGGGCGACTGGACCGTGAACGCGACGGTGCGGGTGTCGGAGCTGGACCAGGTGACGGTGCACCGGGTGGTGCGAGTGACCGGCTAG